A genomic region of Phragmites australis chromosome 2, lpPhrAust1.1, whole genome shotgun sequence contains the following coding sequences:
- the LOC133892737 gene encoding uncharacterized protein LOC133892737: MAQLPDLAAAARPPATCATRRRVVVAAATGGRVKQGEVGKRRVIRVADPVREGRLPLPLPLPPLFAAPVTPSPAAVTRREEDEEERRKYYLNMGYAIRTLREELPDVLYKEPSFDIFRDDIVFKDPLNTFKGLENYKRIFWALRFTGRIFFKALWVDIVSIWQPADNLIMIRWIAHGIPRVPWEGHGRFDGASEYKLDKNGKIFEHKVHNIAMNPRTKFKILPIQELIRSLGCPSTAKPTYFEVSSQHLSVDPSYLRLAWIRCYISLCRMLLLANLAEG, from the exons ATGGCTCAGCTCCCGGAcctagcggcggcggcgcggccgccGGCGACCTGCGCCACTCGGAGGAGGGtcgtggtggcggcggcaacGGGGGGCCGTGTGAAGCAGGGGGAGGTGGGGAAGAGGCGTGTCATCAGGGTTGCGGACCCCGTGCGAGAGGGGAGGCTGCCGCTGCCCTTGCCGCTCCCGCCGCTATTCGCCGCGCCGGTGacgccgtcgccggcggcggtcACGAGgcgggaggaggacgaggaggagaggCGGAAGTACTACCTCAACATGGGCTACGCGATCCGGACGCTCAGGGAGGAGCTCCCCGATGTGTTGTACAAGGAGCCCAGCTTCGACATCTTCAG AGATGACATTGTCTTCAAAGATCCTTTGAATACATTCAAGGGCCTTGAAAATTACAAAAGGATATTCTGGGCATTACGTTTTACTGGCCGGATCTTTTTCAAAGCACTGTGGGTTGATATAGTTAGTATATGGCAGCCTGCAGATAATCTTATCATGATTCGCTGGATTGCCCACGGCATTCCTCGAGTCCCATGGGAGGGCCATGGCCGCTTTGATGGCGCTTCTGAGTATAAACTAGACAAGAATGGGAAGATCTTTGAGCATAAGGTGCATAACATCGCTATGAATCCACGAACAAAATTCAAGATCCTACCGATTCAGGAGCTCATTAGATCACTTGGTTGTCCTTCCACTGCAAAACCAACTTATTTCGAGGTTTCATCTCAACACTTGAGCGTGGATCCATCTTATTTGCGATTGGCATGGATAAGATGCTACATTTCATTGTGCCGGATGCTTTTGCTAGCAAATCTTGCAGAAGGATAG
- the LOC133892745 gene encoding uncharacterized protein LOC133892745: protein METMAARYGKRDQQAVGCGQCFQMPLHYPRYSKEDYEAMPEWQLDRLLSEYGLPVAGSLQQKRSFAMGSFLWGGSGH, encoded by the coding sequence ATGGAGACGATGGCGGCGAGGTACGGGAAGAGGGACCAACAGGCCGTGGGGTGCGGGCAGTGCTTCCAGATGCCGCTGCACTACCCGAGGTACAGCAAGGAGGACTATGAGGCCATGCCCGAGTGGCAGCTCGACCGCCTGCTCTCCGAGTACGGCCTGCCCGTCGCCGGCTCCCTCCAGCAGAAGCGCAGCTTCGCCATGGGCTCCTTCCTCTGGGGCGGCAGCGGCCACTGA
- the LOC133909741 gene encoding L-ascorbate oxidase-like, which translates to MAVPSRRPLLTAVLCACLCSLPFFADAKMHHHTWDIEYRYKSLDCFEKLAVTINGESPGPTIRATQGDTIVVTVHNKLETENTGIHWHGIRQIESPWADGTVGVSQCPILPGETFTYRFVVDRPGTYLYHAHYGMQRVAGLDGMIVVSVPDGVVEPFTYDKEHTVLLMDWWHKSVYEQAVGLASDPLVFVTEPQSLLINGRGMFNCSLAPGRACNASLPDCALPTLFTAVPGKTYRLRIGSLTSLSSLNFEIEGHSMTVVEADGHYVKPIVVKSLFIYSGETYSVLVKADQDPSRNYWAASHVVGRERKTPSGMAIVSYVGNNPRMPPPTAPPTSPAWNDTAPRVEQSRSIVAHPDHVEHPPAKADRTLLLLNTNNRIGNRVKWAINGVSLKFPATPYLVSMKRGLRAAYDQSPPPDTYDYKNYDIASPPAANGTVASAVYRLALRSVVDVVLQNTKALNNKSETHPWHLHGHDFWVLGYGDGKFEPERDTGKFNLKDPIMKNTVALHPLGWTAVRFVADNPGVWLFHCHIEAHVYMGMGVVFEEGIERVGRLPTSIMGCGRSRGLH; encoded by the exons ATGGCAGTACCGTCGCGGCGGCCGCTGCTCACCGCCGTCCTCTGCGCCTGCCTCTGCTCGCTGCCTTTCTTCGCGGATGCCAAAATGCACCACCACACATGGGACATCGAGTACCGCTACAAGTCCCTCGACTGCTTCGAGAAGCTGGCCGTGACCATCAACGGCGAGTCGCCCGGCCCGACCATCCGCGCCACGCAGGGCGACACCATCGTGGTGACCGTGCACAACAAGCTCGAGACCGAGAACACCGGAATCCACTGGCACGGCATCCGGCAGATTGAGTCGCCATGGGCTGATGGCACCGTGGGCGTGTCGCAGTGCCCAATCTTGCCTGGCGAGACGTTCACCTACAGATTCGTGGTTGACAGG CCGGGCACGTACCTTTACCACGCGCACTACGGGATGCAGCGCGTGGCCGGACTCGACGGCATGATCGTCGTGTCGGTGCCGGACGGCGTCGTCGAGCCTTTCACTTACGACAAGGAGCACACCGTCCTGCTCATGGACTGGTGGCACAAGAGCGTGTATGAGCAGGCCGTCGGTCTCGCGTCCGATCCGCTCGTGTTCGTCACCGAACCACAG TCTCTGCTGATCAACGGGCGAGGAATGTTCAACTGCTCGCTTGCTCCCGGCCGTGCCTGCAACGCCTCCCTCCCTGACTGCGCATTGCCGACATTGTTCACCGCCGTGCCGGGGAAGACCTACCGCCTACGCATTGGCAGCCTTACGTCCCTCTCGTCGCTCAACTTCGAAATCGAG GGCCATTCGATGACGGTGGTGGAAGCCGACGGTCACTACGTGAAGCCGATCGTCGTGAAGAGCCTCTTCATCTACTCCGGCGAGACGTACTCCGTCCTGGTGAAGGCCGACCAGGACCCGTCCCGGAACTACTGGGCCGCGTCCCACGTCGTCGGCCGCGAACGCAAGACGCCGAGCGGCATGGCGATCGTGAGCTACGTCGGCAACAACCCACGGATGCCGCCGCCCACCGCGCCGCCGACCAGCCCCGCTTGGAACGACACGGCGCCCAGGGTGGAGCAGAGCAGATCCATCGTCGCGCACCCGGACCACGTCGAGCACCCGCCGGCGAAGGCCGACcgcacgctcctcctcctcaacacGAACAACAGGATCGGCAATCGCGTCAAGTGGGCCATCAACGGCGTGTCTCTCAAGTTCCCGGCCACGCCGTACCTCGTCTCCATGAAGCGCGGGCTGCGGGCCGCGTACGACCAGAGTCCCCCGCCGGACACGTACGACTACAAGAACTACGACAtcgcctcgccgccggcggcgaacggGACGGTGGCCAGCGCGGTGTACCGGCTGGCGCTGAGGTCCGTCGTGGACGTGGTGCTGCAGAACACGAAGGCGCTCAACAACAAGAGCGAGACGCACCCGTGGCACCTCCACGGGCACGACTTCTGGGTGCTCGGTTACGGCGACGGCAAGTTCGAGCCGGAGAGGGACACCGGGAAGTTCAACCTGAAGGATCCGATCATGAAGAACACGGTGGCACTGCACCCGCTGGGGTGGACGGCGGTGAGGTTCGTGGCGGACAACCCCGGGGTGTGGCTGTTCCACTGCCACATCGAAGCGCACGTGTACATGGGCATGGGAGTGGTGTTCGAGGAGGGCATCGAGAGGGTCGGCCGGCTGCCCACGTCCATCATGGGCTGTGGACGATCAAGGGGCCTGCACTGA
- the LOC133892754 gene encoding uncharacterized protein LOC133892754, with protein MDAAGPAARFSALEAELAAKTSRIADLEARVSLLYAENARLRKALAKGEGTDRAGEEDPKFGRLAAGLGGNKHEAVEKQDGSVACDVIEVSDCEEGMAIGVNEGRGPEEGVVAVPTPRKRAVRVVTGESEDVEDADGGNGNDKGSARCNSDAGLEDDDVLITARCKKRAAARVVTTDSEDEDEDGGELGSDEDDEHDKEGGVTPSRKRALRGFSDSENEDGNEGVHVVRLEPASLVVATHIESGEEDEDDSVPICQALKKMRKKRVRDGNDDELGEAEGCSTPATRRLACLVKNQSKGGRAARQVLDFVEPKEYEGSEDDMEEDNDMDEFINDDDSLENATDSAEESCAEPEVSDASARNEESSPEPEESDSEINYADVMACIGRKRNSKDWEHEGQMLSAFDKHPELCLKAVCALYRKQTEDERSEKATLIHNKEGFSQIDARRGSRIAEFLLDGDPYGPLKKTVSDLEEYDRYALEFCHNVAARYSKQLFAIYQNKEDTYFRP; from the exons ATGGACGCCGCAGGTCCCGCGGCGAGGTTCTCCGCCCTCGAGGCTGAGCTCGCCGCCAAGACATCCCGCATCGCCGACCTGGAGGCTAGGGTCTCGCTCCTCTATGCCGAGAACGCGCGATTGCGGAAGGCCTTGGCCAAGGGAGAAGGAACGGACCGTGCAGGCGAGGAAGATCCGAAATTTGGTCGGTTGGCCGCAGGTTTAGGCGGAAACAAGCACGAGGCGGTCGAGAAGCAGGACGGGAGTGTGGCCTGCGATGTTATAGAGGTCAGTGACTGCGAGGAGGGGATGGCTATTGGTGTCAACGAGGGGAGAGGGCCGGAGGAGGGCGTCGTTGCCGTCCCGACTCCTCGGAAGCGTGCGGTGCGCGTGGTGACTGGAGAGAGCGAGGACGTGGAGGACGCCGATGGAGGCAATGGAAACGACAAGGGGAGCGCCCGTTGCAACAGCGATGCGGGGTTGGAGGATGATGATGTTCTGATCACGGCGCGGTGTAAGAAGCGTGCGGCTGCACGGGTGGTCACCACTGATagtgaggacgaggatgaggatggtggtgagcTTGGGAGTGACGAGGATGATGAACATGATAAGGAGGGTGGTGTTACGCCCAGTAGGAAGCGCGCGTTGCGTGGATTCAGTGACAGCGAGAATGAGGATGGCAATGAGGGTGTTCATGTGGTTAGATTGGAGCCTGCTTCACTTGTAGTTGCAACACATATTGAGAgtggggaggaggatgaggatgattcGGTCCCCATTTGTCAAGCACTcaagaagatgaggaaaaagaGGGTTAGAGATGGCAATGATGATGAATTGGGTGAGGCAGAGGGGTGTTCTACTCCCGCAACAAGGCGCTTGGCTTGTTTGGTTAAAAATCAGTCAAAAGGGGGGCGAGCTGCACGCCAAGTGCTTGACTTTGTTGAACCCAAAGAATATGAAGGGAGTGAAGATGATATGGAAGAAGACAATGATATGGATGAGTTCATAAATGATGATGATTCTTTAGAAAATGCCACTGATTCTGCTGAAGAATCCTGTGCTGAACCAGAAGTATCCGATGCGTCTGCTCGGAATGAAGAATCCTCTCCAGAACCAGAAGAGTCTGACAGTGAGATAAACTATGCAGATGTTATGGCTTGCATAGGCCGTAAAAGGAATTCTAAGGATTGGGAACATGAGGGACAAATGCTATCAGCATTCGATAAACACCCTGAGCTTTGCTTGAAAGCTGTTTGTGCACTCTATCGGAAGCAAACTGAGGATGAACGATCAGAAAAGGCCACTTTGATTCATAATAAAGAGGGATTTAGCCAGATAGATGCCCGAAG GGGATCTCGCATAGCGGAGTTTCTTCTGGATGGTGACCCGTATGGTCCACTGAAGAAGACTGTCAGTGATTTGGAAGAGTATGATCGTTATGCTCTTGAGTTCTGTCACAATGTGGCTGCACGTTACTCAAAACAGCTGTTTGCAATTTATCAGAACAAGGAGGACACCTACTTTCGTCCATAA
- the LOC133892762 gene encoding jasmonoyl--L-amino acid synthetase GH3.3-like, with protein MLEKKCEFNGEEVIAEFEELTRDATAVQRETLRRILADNASAEYLQGLGVAGRTDPDSFRACVPLATHADLEPYIARIADGDTSPVLTATPVTSISLSSGTTQGKRKYLPFNQELVKSTMQIYRTSYAFRNRAFPVEDGKALQFIYGSRQFTTKGGLTATTATTNVYRSEEFMPTMRAIQSQVCSPDAVIFGPDFTQSLYCHLLCGLLYADEVRIVSATFAHSVVLAFQTFERVWEELCADIRHGVLSPTRVTAPAVRKAVSALLAEPNPALADDVARKCSALSNWYGVIPALFPNARYVHGIMTGSMEHYVKKLRHYAGGLPLVAAEYGSSEGWVGANVEPETPPESATFTVLPNIAYFEFIPLTTSDGGACADASYAEAEPVGLTEVTVGEHYEVVMTTFAGLYRYRLGDVVKVAGFHNSTPKLKFVCRRNLMLSINIDKNSELDLQLAVDCAAKILAAEKLEVVDYSSHADVSCDPGHYVIFWELNAEANDDVLQSCCDELDRAFTDPGYVGSRKARAIAPLELRVLQRGTFQKVLSHYISLGAPVSQFKSPRCIGRSNAGVLQILSGNVKAFFSTAYD; from the exons ATGTTGGAGAAGAAGTGCGAGTTCAACGGGGAGGAGGTGATCGCCGAGTTCGAGGAGCTGACGCGGGACGCCACCGCCGTCCAGCGGGAGACGCTGCGCCGGATCCTCGCCGACAACGCCTCCGCCGAGTACCTCCAGGGGCTGGGCGTCGCCGGCCGCACAGACCCGGACTCCTTCCGGGCCTGCGTGCCGCTCGCCACGCACGCCGACCTCGAGCCCTACATTGCGCGCATCGCCGACGGCGACACCTCCCCAGTGCTCACCGCCACGCCCGTCACCTCCATTTCCCTCAG CTCCGGCACGACTCAGGGGAAGCGCAAGTACCTGCCCTTCAACCAGGAGCTCGTCAAGTCCACGATGCAGATATACCGGACCTCCTACGCCTTCAGGAACAG GGCGTTCCCCGTCGAGGACGGCAAGGCGCTGCAGTTCATCTACGGCAGCCGGCAGTTCACTACCAAGGGCGGGCTCACGGCGACCACGGCCACCACCAACGTGTACCGCAGCGAGGAGTTCATGCCCACGATGCGCGCCATCCAGTCGCAGGTCTGCAGCCCCGACGCGGTGATCTTCGGCCCCGACTTCACGCAGTCGCTCTACTGCCACCTCCTCTGCGGCCTGCTCTACGCCGACGAGGTCCGCATCGTGTCCGCCACCTTCGCGCACAGCGTCGTGCTCGCCTTCCAGACCTTCGAGCGGGTGTGGGAGGAGCTGTGCGCCGACATCCGCCACGGCGTCCTATCGCCGACGCGGGTCACCGCGCCGGCCGTCCGCAAGGCCGTCTCGGCCCTCCTAGCGGAACCGAACCCCGCGCTCGCCGACGACGTGGCGCGCAAGTGCTCCGCGCTGAGCAACTGGTACGGGGTGATCCCGGCGCTGTTTCCCAACGCCAGGTACGTCCACGGCATCATGACGGGGTCCATGGAGCACTACGTCAAGAAGCTCCGGCACTACGCCGGCGGCCTGCCCCTGGTCGCCGCAGAGTACGGCTCGTCCGAGGGGTGGGTAGGCGCCAACGTGGAGCCCGAGACGCCACCGGAGTCCGCCACGTTCACTGTGCTCCCCAACATCGCCTACTTCGAGTTCATCCCTCTGACGACCAGCGACGGCGGAGCCTGTGCCGACGCGAGCTACGCCGAGGCAGAGCCCGTCGGCCTGACGGAGGTCACCGTCGGCGAGCACTACGAGGTTGTCATGACCACCTTCGCAG GGCTGTACCGGTACCGGCTGGGGGACGTGGTGAAGGTGGCCGGGTTCCACAACTCGACGCCAAAGCTCAAGTTCGTGTGTCGGCGGAACCTCATGCTGTCCATCAACATCGACAAGAACAGCGAGCTGGACCTGCAGCTCGCCGTCGACTGCGCGGCCAAAATCCTGGCCGCCGAGAAGCTGGAGGTGGTCGACTACAGCAGCCACGCCGACGTGTCGTGCGACCCGGGCCACTACGTCATCTTCTGGGAGCTCAACGCGGAGGCTAACGACGACGTGCTGCAGAGCTGCTGCGACGAGCTGGACCGGGCGTTCACCGACCCCGGGTACGTGGGGTCGAGGAAGGCGCGTGCCATCGCGCCGCTGGAGCTGCGGGTGCTGCAGCGGGGCACGTTCCAGAAGGTGCTGAGCCACTACATCTCCCTCGGCGCCCCCGTGAGCCAGTTCAAGTCGCCGCGGTGCATCGGCCGGTCCAACGCCGGCGTCCTCCAGATCCTCTCCGGCAATGTCAAGGCCTTCTTCAGCACCGCCTACGACTGA